The Deltaproteobacteria bacterium genome includes the window TCTACGTGGGCGTGATTGGGTGTCTGGGATGCGCCCTGGGCAATCCAACCGCCATCGGCCTCGGTGGGATGCTGCTGCTGTATAGCTGCGGCGTTTTCCTGCTGCGCGCCTAGATGGAACGCGGCAACGCGCCAAACCCAACCCTGGCCGCGCGCACAAAGGCCCGGACCAACTCCTTGTCCTTGAAACCGTCAGGAGCTTCCAGGCCGGTATGGGCGTCCACGGCCGAGGGCTGGACCACGCCAATGGCCCGGGCCACATTGCAAGGAGTCAGGCCTCCGGCCAGGATGACCGGCCGGGGGGAAACACGCACCAATTCGGCGCTGACCGACCAGTCATGAATTTGTCCCGTGGCGCCGCTGGCGCCGGTGGCGGGATCGAAGGTATCCGTGATGAACGCGTCGCAAACCGAGGCGTAGGCGCCGACGAACTCGGTGGGACTCAGAGCCTCCCGCCCGACAACATAGCTTTTGAAAATCCGTAGCGGGCACGCGGTTTTGATCCGGGCCAGCGTCTCCGACCCGACGGCGGCGTGCATCTGCACGGTCCGCACCCCCAGAAAACGGCACAAATCGACCAACCGGCCAGGATCGGCCTCATAGGTAATGAGCACGCACGCGGGGGGCCCCACGGCGCGAATGATCCGTCGCGCCTCGGCCTCGGACGTATCCTCGGCGTGCACGGGCAAGCGCAGGGGGAATCCAAGCAAATCCACCCCGCAGTCCAGCAGCATGCGCCCTTCGTCCACGCAACGCACCCCAGCGACCTGAATCATGCCGAATTGGATCATGTCTCCCCCACGCGCACGCCGCGCGGACTTCAACCTTTCTTCTTGGCTTCCTTGAGCAGATAGCGGGCCATGTCCACGTCATACAATTTCGTGGGATCGGCCTTGGCGTTGCGCTCGTCCTGAAACATCCGCGCCCCGCGCTTGATGATGTCCATGTCCAGCCAGCCGTGCCGTTCCCAAACCTCGGGACGATCGGCATTGCTCAGCCGGAATTCGACGCTGCCGTCCTGCTCGCGCACATACATGCGGATTCGTTTGTTTTGCGGATTGGGATAATAGAATACACCGTCTCTGTCTTGCACTGGAGCCTCCAAAATTGTTTGTTCCCGGGACTTTCAAAGCGAGGCGGAATTGTCAATCCCCACGCCGC containing:
- a CDS encoding phosphoribosylanthranilate isomerase, whose translation is MIQFGMIQVAGVRCVDEGRMLLDCGVDLLGFPLRLPVHAEDTSEAEARRIIRAVGPPACVLITYEADPGRLVDLCRFLGVRTVQMHAAVGSETLARIKTACPLRIFKSYVVGREALSPTEFVGAYASVCDAFITDTFDPATGASGATGQIHDWSVSAELVRVSPRPVILAGGLTPCNVARAIGVVQPSAVDAHTGLEAPDGFKDKELVRAFVRAARVGFGALPRSI